The following proteins are encoded in a genomic region of Haloarcula salinisoli:
- a CDS encoding methyl-accepting chemotaxis protein, with product MSDNRSGENTGGDPEPDGGVVEPPSESGEALDIESLSDSELRAKFREVENERDQAQNRVEELEDTVEDQQHRLYDLEGSLAELQGVVNANASGDLTRRADIDSNVDSVVDFVSSYNRMLDEWNTMLKQVKEVSTSVDDSTSDVEQEVEKVEQEGEQVSQSISEIADGAHEQNEHLQQVGDEMRSISATIEEVAASATEVANTAEDSVESGDSAQEAATQAIEDLEAMEDKTEEMVQQVEQLSDLMSDIEEITEFINDVADDTNMLALNANIEAARAGEAGAGFAVVANEVKDLANETKDATDEISSTVSDVREQTETTVENMYETQDVVSQASTAVDSTIDGLDDVVHMIDQVNSSIKEIDNAVDQQAETTQSVVSMVDEVSAVSEETTAEAETVAEAAESQAESLTDVTQEVGVMSERAEELGSTAAQFTTGERQKHTMSKGDTVIDFWHAMGGSKSLLLHDFAREFEAQHGSVHFRLSSLGSYDGVLDESLAAAGTEEMPAIAQINEIGSMKARLSGAFKPAERILPGNSKSSLTDSVSDYYTVDGELQSVPFNSSNPVLCINRDAFEAAGLNPENPPETFAEVREASEQLVSAGVVDYGITFANYSWFVEQWFAEAGQELVNEQNGRAGVPDKAYLDSDFGHDFFQWWTDMEADGLYHNSGIKARGKAKKTFHDERAAMLIGSTSSLGSIESGAEFDLKTGYLPVLDERNGVLVGGASLWIGDDLDPQVEDAAGEFLAWLLEPEQQARWHRETGYFPVCDGAADLLKREGWFEENPHFATAFDQFQESSDTPATNGAQMGPFPEVRGIIEQARAEMPVGEDIGDSLRALNNEVEAELFSWDAGQ from the coding sequence ATGAGCGATAATCGCAGTGGTGAGAACACGGGTGGCGACCCGGAGCCTGACGGTGGCGTGGTCGAGCCCCCATCCGAGAGCGGCGAGGCGCTGGATATCGAGTCGTTGTCGGACAGCGAACTACGTGCGAAGTTCAGGGAGGTCGAGAACGAGCGCGACCAGGCCCAGAACCGGGTCGAAGAGCTCGAAGATACCGTCGAGGACCAGCAACACCGACTGTACGACCTCGAGGGGTCACTGGCCGAGCTCCAGGGCGTCGTCAACGCCAACGCCTCGGGCGACCTGACTCGCCGTGCAGATATCGACTCCAACGTCGACTCCGTCGTCGATTTCGTCTCTAGCTACAACCGGATGCTCGACGAGTGGAACACGATGCTCAAGCAGGTCAAGGAGGTCAGCACGTCCGTCGACGATTCCACCTCCGACGTCGAGCAGGAGGTCGAGAAGGTCGAGCAGGAAGGCGAGCAGGTGAGCCAGTCCATCAGCGAGATCGCCGACGGGGCTCACGAACAGAACGAACACCTCCAGCAGGTCGGCGACGAGATGCGCTCGATTTCGGCGACCATCGAAGAGGTCGCAGCCTCGGCGACGGAGGTGGCAAACACCGCGGAAGACTCCGTCGAGAGCGGCGACAGCGCCCAGGAGGCCGCGACCCAGGCCATCGAGGACCTCGAAGCGATGGAGGACAAGACCGAGGAGATGGTCCAGCAGGTCGAACAGCTCTCTGACCTGATGAGCGACATCGAGGAGATTACCGAGTTCATCAACGACGTGGCCGACGACACGAATATGCTCGCGCTGAACGCCAACATCGAGGCGGCCCGTGCCGGCGAAGCGGGCGCGGGCTTTGCCGTCGTCGCCAACGAGGTCAAAGACCTGGCCAACGAGACCAAGGACGCGACCGACGAGATCAGTTCGACAGTCTCGGACGTTCGCGAACAGACCGAGACGACCGTCGAGAATATGTACGAGACCCAGGACGTCGTCTCGCAGGCGAGCACGGCGGTGGACTCGACCATCGACGGGCTCGACGACGTGGTCCACATGATCGACCAGGTCAACTCCTCGATCAAGGAGATAGACAACGCCGTCGACCAGCAGGCGGAGACGACGCAGTCGGTCGTCTCGATGGTCGACGAGGTCAGTGCGGTCAGCGAGGAGACCACCGCAGAAGCGGAGACGGTCGCCGAGGCCGCCGAGAGCCAGGCCGAGTCGCTCACCGACGTCACCCAGGAGGTCGGGGTGATGTCCGAGCGGGCCGAGGAGCTCGGGTCGACGGCCGCACAGTTCACGACCGGCGAGCGCCAGAAACACACGATGTCGAAAGGGGACACCGTCATCGACTTCTGGCACGCGATGGGCGGCTCGAAGTCGCTGCTCCTGCACGACTTCGCCCGTGAGTTCGAGGCCCAACACGGCTCGGTGCACTTCCGACTGTCCTCGCTGGGGAGCTACGATGGGGTCTTAGACGAGAGCCTGGCCGCCGCCGGGACCGAGGAGATGCCCGCCATCGCCCAGATAAACGAGATCGGGAGCATGAAAGCGCGGCTCTCGGGGGCGTTCAAGCCCGCCGAGCGTATCCTCCCGGGGAACTCGAAATCGTCACTGACCGACTCCGTCTCGGACTACTACACCGTCGACGGCGAGTTGCAGTCGGTCCCGTTCAACTCCTCGAATCCCGTGCTGTGTATCAACAGAGATGCCTTCGAGGCCGCCGGCCTGAACCCGGAGAACCCGCCCGAGACCTTCGCGGAGGTCCGGGAGGCCAGCGAGCAACTCGTCAGCGCGGGCGTGGTCGACTACGGCATCACCTTCGCGAACTACTCCTGGTTCGTCGAGCAGTGGTTCGCCGAGGCCGGCCAGGAACTGGTCAACGAGCAGAACGGCCGCGCCGGGGTCCCCGACAAGGCCTACCTCGACAGCGACTTCGGCCACGACTTCTTCCAGTGGTGGACCGACATGGAGGCAGACGGCTTATACCACAACAGCGGTATCAAGGCCCGCGGCAAGGCGAAAAAGACGTTCCACGACGAGCGAGCCGCCATGCTCATCGGCTCGACGTCGTCGCTGGGCTCCATCGAGTCGGGCGCCGAGTTCGACCTGAAGACCGGCTACCTCCCCGTGCTCGACGAGCGCAACGGCGTCCTCGTCGGCGGAGCGTCGCTGTGGATCGGCGACGACCTCGACCCGCAGGTCGAAGATGCCGCCGGGGAGTTCCTCGCGTGGCTGCTCGAACCGGAACAGCAGGCCCGCTGGCACCGCGAGACCGGCTACTTCCCGGTCTGTGACGGCGCCGCCGACCTGCTCAAGCGCGAGGGGTGGTTCGAGGAGAACCCCCACTTCGCCACCGCCTTCGATCAGTTCCAGGAGTCCTCGGACACGCCCGCGACCAACGGCGCACAGATGGGGCCGTTCCCCGAGGTCCGTGGCATCATCGAACAGGCCCGCGCGGAGATGCCCGTCGGCGAAGACATCGGCGACAGTCTGCGAGCGCTGAACAACGAGGTCGAGGCTGAGCTGTTCAGCTGGGACGCCGGTCAGTAG
- a CDS encoding NAD-binding protein, which yields MVDLPDQLSDIQLSRRDRLVAYYLTGLVLLVLAYTVTYNLALAQLEGVDQSIFASFEFIVQTMTTTGYGQDSGIWTHPLMFLFVAGTQISGIALGFFTLRLIIIPLFTGAEVNLDNRLTPKQDHVIICEYRRDSAVLLDELRELGIDYVLISSSEENAKDLADDGYSVIDGSPQDATAFERASIDSARAVITDAGDANVNTILTVRSVDPDIEIITLTDDSDMRDVLLETGADSVLSPHGVLGQRLAEKAVSSFSSELTDTIDLGGELEVTEVPIQQGNPLIGTRIRNSNIREKTGANIIGAWIDGELQLPPDPDAIIRSNTVLLVSGAHDALEAFSDFIQPARTLRRHERIVIAGQGEVGEAALEVVSEAGLDVVTIDVEDGEDVDIVGDAGSEEVLEEAGVETAGAIIVGLPDDSASLLTTVLARSLNPDIEILARVSDTDATRKALSAGADYVLSVPQVSARMVAMELRGEDVLAPASQIRLLRVPATPLSGSTLAGSGIYEKTGCRVIAVEDESGFTSTVDPQRRFTGDERIVLVGSDEAVQQFRKQFDVTPMEPEA from the coding sequence ATGGTGGACCTACCCGACCAGTTATCCGATATCCAGCTCTCTCGACGGGACCGTCTCGTCGCGTACTACCTCACCGGCCTGGTACTGCTGGTCCTCGCCTACACCGTCACCTACAACCTCGCGCTGGCACAGCTCGAGGGGGTCGACCAGTCGATATTCGCGTCCTTCGAGTTCATCGTCCAGACGATGACCACGACCGGTTACGGCCAGGACTCGGGTATCTGGACCCACCCGCTGATGTTCCTCTTCGTCGCCGGGACGCAGATTTCCGGTATCGCGCTCGGTTTCTTCACGCTCCGGCTCATCATCATCCCGCTGTTTACGGGGGCCGAAGTCAACCTGGACAACCGACTCACCCCGAAGCAAGACCACGTCATCATCTGTGAGTACCGGCGTGACTCGGCCGTGCTCTTGGACGAGTTACGGGAGCTCGGTATCGACTACGTCCTCATCTCGTCGTCCGAAGAGAACGCCAAGGACCTCGCCGACGACGGCTACTCCGTCATCGACGGCTCGCCACAGGACGCGACGGCGTTCGAACGAGCCAGCATCGACTCGGCACGGGCGGTTATCACGGACGCCGGCGACGCGAACGTCAACACGATTCTGACGGTTCGGTCGGTAGACCCCGACATCGAAATCATCACGCTCACCGACGACAGCGATATGCGGGACGTCCTGCTCGAAACGGGCGCGGATAGCGTCCTCTCGCCCCACGGTGTGCTCGGCCAGCGCCTCGCCGAGAAGGCCGTCTCCTCGTTCAGTTCGGAGCTGACCGACACCATCGACCTCGGCGGCGAGCTGGAGGTCACGGAAGTACCGATTCAGCAGGGGAACCCGCTCATCGGGACCCGAATCCGCAACTCCAACATCAGGGAAAAGACGGGCGCGAACATCATCGGTGCGTGGATCGACGGCGAACTCCAGCTCCCGCCCGACCCGGACGCGATTATCCGGTCGAACACGGTGTTGCTCGTCTCCGGCGCACACGACGCCCTGGAGGCGTTCAGTGACTTCATCCAGCCGGCCCGCACACTCCGCAGACACGAGCGCATCGTCATCGCCGGGCAGGGCGAGGTCGGTGAGGCCGCACTGGAGGTCGTCTCCGAGGCGGGGCTCGACGTCGTGACCATCGACGTCGAAGACGGCGAGGACGTCGATATCGTCGGTGATGCGGGGTCAGAGGAGGTACTGGAAGAAGCCGGAGTCGAAACCGCCGGTGCAATCATCGTCGGCCTGCCCGACGACTCGGCCTCGCTCCTGACGACCGTGCTGGCGCGGTCACTGAACCCCGATATCGAGATACTCGCACGGGTTAGCGACACCGACGCGACACGGAAGGCGCTGAGTGCCGGGGCGGACTACGTCCTCTCGGTCCCCCAGGTGAGCGCCCGGATGGTCGCCATGGAGCTCCGGGGCGAGGACGTCCTCGCGCCAGCGAGCCAGATACGGTTGCTCCGCGTGCCCGCGACACCGCTTTCGGGGTCGACACTCGCCGGGTCGGGTATCTACGAGAAGACCGGCTGTCGCGTCATCGCCGTCGAAGACGAGTCCGGGTTCACCAGCACGGTCGACCCCCAGCGGCGGTTCACCGGGGACGAGCGAATCGTCCTCGTCGGCTCCGACGAGGCGGTCCAGCAGTTCAGGAAACAGTTCGACGTCACCCCGATGGAGCCGGAAGCCTGA
- a CDS encoding amino acid permease, whose product MSDEELAKDLGPLAALTIGVGTMIGAGIFVLPGEAILKAGSMASVAFVLGGVIAMFTALSASELGTAMPKSGGAYYYVNHALGPLFGSVAGWANWLGLAFASAFYMVGFGRYIARIFGLSGSVGLGPVSMSVVKIVALVGAAFFVLINYVGAKETGRLQNVIVVILVGILAVFTLLGTLRAEPGNLPPASDVVTTLETTGLIFVSYLGFVQITSVAEEIKDPGKNLPRAVIGSVVIVTVIYALVLVLMSAAVPEGFIADVITSDQENPIAVVEVGQYLQGALMGGALLFGGLLATASSANASILASSRINFAMGRDRIVTPALNEIHDRFGTPYRAIAITGGLILLFIMVGDLTLLSGAASGLHLIIYGLLNLALIVMRYVAPEEYQPDFTVPLYPLMPILGAILSFALLVFVATDALLLTFGIAAAAVVWYLLYARSRTEKQGILSKHIVERSEDMPDAAVSAAAGVQPDGGQYRVMVPLANPENEQELITLASAIAKQRGGTVVATHIVTVPDQTALAGAAERADELDATSERLLESAREDAETFGVEVETHTIISHKSFEAIFDAARTHNVDQVVMGWGPDSHGSPGRAESAIDELTEAVPCDFLVLRDRGFDPSRILLPTAGGPDSELSAAIAKLLQAEYDSEVTLLNVADDEANAQQFLQEWAVEHGLEDASLRIESGDVETAIETAAEDATMLIIGATEEGLLRRLVSSSLVLDVVDDVDCSVLLAEKHRDRGLLERLF is encoded by the coding sequence ATGAGTGACGAGGAACTCGCGAAAGACCTCGGTCCCCTCGCGGCACTGACCATCGGCGTCGGGACGATGATCGGCGCCGGCATCTTCGTCCTGCCCGGTGAGGCCATCCTCAAGGCCGGCTCGATGGCGTCTGTCGCGTTCGTTCTCGGTGGTGTCATCGCCATGTTCACCGCGCTGTCGGCCAGCGAGCTGGGGACAGCGATGCCCAAATCCGGCGGGGCGTACTACTACGTCAACCACGCGCTGGGCCCACTCTTTGGCTCGGTCGCCGGCTGGGCCAACTGGCTCGGGCTGGCCTTCGCCAGCGCCTTCTATATGGTTGGATTCGGTCGGTATATCGCCCGCATCTTCGGCCTCTCTGGCTCGGTCGGCCTCGGGCCGGTGTCGATGTCCGTGGTCAAAATCGTCGCGCTGGTCGGCGCGGCCTTCTTCGTGCTCATAAACTACGTCGGCGCGAAGGAGACCGGACGGCTCCAGAACGTCATCGTCGTCATCCTCGTGGGTATCCTCGCAGTGTTCACGCTGCTGGGGACACTCCGGGCCGAGCCCGGGAACCTCCCGCCGGCCAGCGACGTGGTCACGACGCTGGAGACGACCGGCCTCATCTTCGTCTCGTATCTGGGCTTCGTCCAGATTACCAGCGTCGCAGAGGAGATCAAAGACCCCGGCAAGAACCTCCCGCGGGCGGTCATCGGCAGCGTCGTCATCGTGACGGTCATCTACGCCCTGGTGCTGGTGCTGATGAGCGCCGCGGTGCCGGAGGGCTTTATCGCGGACGTCATCACGAGTGACCAGGAGAACCCCATCGCCGTCGTCGAGGTCGGCCAGTATCTCCAGGGGGCGCTGATGGGCGGTGCACTGCTGTTCGGTGGGCTGCTGGCGACGGCCTCCAGCGCGAACGCCTCCATCCTCGCCTCCTCGCGAATCAACTTCGCGATGGGCCGTGACCGCATCGTCACGCCCGCGCTCAACGAGATTCACGACCGCTTCGGGACGCCGTACCGCGCTATCGCCATCACGGGCGGACTCATCCTCCTCTTTATCATGGTCGGCGACCTGACCCTGCTGTCAGGTGCCGCATCGGGGCTGCACCTCATCATCTACGGCCTGCTGAACCTCGCGCTCATCGTGATGCGCTACGTCGCCCCCGAAGAGTACCAGCCAGACTTCACCGTCCCGCTGTACCCGCTCATGCCGATTCTGGGCGCTATCCTCTCTTTCGCGCTGCTGGTGTTCGTCGCCACCGACGCCCTCCTGCTCACATTCGGCATCGCGGCGGCGGCGGTCGTGTGGTATCTGCTGTACGCCCGCTCGCGCACCGAGAAACAGGGTATCCTCTCGAAGCACATCGTCGAACGCTCCGAGGACATGCCCGACGCAGCCGTCAGCGCCGCCGCGGGCGTCCAGCCTGACGGCGGGCAGTACCGCGTGATGGTGCCGCTCGCGAACCCGGAAAACGAGCAGGAACTCATCACGCTCGCCAGCGCCATCGCGAAACAGCGCGGGGGGACCGTCGTCGCGACCCACATCGTGACTGTCCCCGACCAGACGGCGCTTGCGGGTGCGGCCGAACGAGCCGACGAGCTCGACGCTACCTCCGAGCGACTGCTCGAGAGCGCTCGCGAGGACGCCGAGACGTTCGGCGTCGAGGTCGAGACCCACACCATCATCTCCCACAAGTCCTTCGAGGCCATCTTCGACGCCGCACGCACCCACAACGTGGACCAGGTCGTGATGGGATGGGGGCCGGACTCGCACGGCTCGCCCGGCCGGGCCGAGTCGGCTATCGACGAACTCACCGAGGCTGTCCCGTGTGACTTCCTCGTCCTCCGGGACCGTGGCTTCGACCCCTCGCGCATCTTGCTACCGACCGCCGGCGGCCCCGACTCCGAGCTATCGGCAGCTATCGCGAAACTGCTCCAGGCCGAGTACGACTCGGAGGTGACGCTGCTGAACGTCGCCGACGACGAGGCAAACGCCCAGCAGTTCCTCCAGGAGTGGGCGGTCGAACACGGGCTCGAAGACGCCAGCCTCCGCATCGAGTCGGGCGACGTCGAGACGGCCATCGAGACGGCCGCCGAGGACGCGACGATGCTCATCATCGGTGCCACCGAAGAGGGGCTCCTCCGTCGGCTCGTCTCCAGTTCGCTCGTGCTGGACGTCGTCGACGACGTGGACTGTTCGGTGCTGCTCGCGGAGAAACACCGCGACCGCGGCCTGCTCGAACGGCTGTTCTAA
- a CDS encoding universal stress protein → MSSDSEADQRGLLDHVLLPVANEADALATARGLAPYDPDHVTALHVVEKGEGVPDKTPVEQSEELAEESYAAVRSVFPDADEHTAYDRHVVEAIFEAADDVGASAIAFHARGGSRLLQFLSGDITLKLVTNADIPVLALPDEDSDE, encoded by the coding sequence ATGAGCAGTGATTCCGAGGCGGACCAGCGGGGCCTCCTCGACCACGTCCTCCTCCCGGTGGCCAACGAGGCCGACGCGCTGGCCACTGCGAGAGGGCTGGCACCGTACGACCCGGACCACGTCACCGCGCTCCACGTCGTGGAGAAAGGGGAAGGCGTCCCCGACAAGACGCCGGTCGAGCAGTCCGAGGAACTGGCCGAGGAATCGTACGCGGCGGTTCGGTCGGTCTTCCCCGACGCCGACGAACACACCGCCTACGACCGCCACGTCGTCGAGGCCATCTTCGAGGCCGCAGACGACGTCGGTGCCTCCGCCATCGCCTTCCACGCCCGCGGTGGCAGCCGGCTCCTGCAGTTCCTCTCCGGCGACATCACCCTGAAACTGGTCACGAACGCCGATATCCCGGTACTCGCACTCCCGGACGAGGACAGCGATGAGTGA
- the trkA gene encoding Trk system potassium transporter TrkA: MYVVIVGAGEVGSSIAASLADAHEVAVIDIDGQRVEELVYATDVLGVEGDGADLETLRDANIQKADILIASTDDDETNIVTCGTANTVTDVFTISRVKSAKFLRTWQGSQRAFGVDHMVATNLLTAESITRVVGMPAAQDVETFAEGAVQMAEFEIPEASPIAGQTVREADRYESLTFAALIRDDDVVIPTGETELRPGDDVVVIGSSESVHTFAEEIAPDVQGARDVLVVGGSDIGYHTARLLGERGLKPRLIERDHDRAREIAEALPGTTVLESDATDREFLKTEHVEDVDVVVAALDNDEKNLLASLLAKRLGAERAVAVVDSGEYVKLFEAVGVDVAVNPREATAEEITRFTREHQAENVAIIESDRAEVLEIEVDGDSVLVDRPIRESVAELPDGVVIGAITRNGERVIPRGDTVVERGDHVVVFVDTDVLESASSKL, translated from the coding sequence ATGTACGTCGTAATCGTGGGCGCCGGTGAGGTCGGGTCGAGTATCGCGGCCAGCCTCGCAGACGCTCACGAGGTCGCCGTCATCGATATCGACGGCCAGCGAGTCGAGGAACTGGTGTACGCGACGGACGTCCTTGGCGTCGAGGGTGACGGTGCGGACCTGGAGACGCTCAGGGACGCCAACATCCAGAAGGCCGATATCCTCATCGCCAGTACCGACGACGACGAGACGAACATCGTCACCTGTGGGACCGCCAACACGGTGACGGACGTGTTCACCATCTCCCGGGTCAAGAGCGCGAAGTTCCTGCGCACCTGGCAGGGGTCACAGCGGGCCTTCGGCGTCGACCACATGGTCGCGACGAACCTGCTGACGGCCGAGAGCATCACGCGGGTCGTCGGGATGCCCGCAGCCCAGGACGTGGAGACGTTCGCCGAGGGCGCCGTCCAGATGGCCGAGTTCGAGATACCCGAGGCGAGCCCCATCGCCGGCCAGACCGTCCGGGAGGCCGACCGCTACGAGTCGCTCACGTTCGCGGCGCTCATCCGCGACGACGACGTCGTTATCCCGACCGGGGAGACGGAGCTGCGACCCGGCGACGACGTGGTCGTCATCGGTAGCTCCGAGAGCGTCCACACCTTCGCCGAGGAGATTGCCCCCGACGTCCAGGGGGCCCGCGACGTGCTCGTCGTCGGTGGCAGCGACATCGGCTACCACACCGCCCGACTGCTGGGCGAGCGCGGCCTCAAACCGCGCCTCATCGAGCGTGACCACGACCGGGCCCGCGAGATAGCCGAGGCGCTCCCTGGGACGACCGTCCTCGAGAGCGACGCGACCGACCGGGAGTTCCTCAAGACCGAACACGTCGAGGACGTCGACGTCGTCGTGGCGGCGCTGGACAACGACGAGAAGAACCTGCTCGCGAGCCTGCTGGCCAAGCGCCTGGGCGCCGAGCGGGCCGTCGCCGTCGTCGACTCGGGGGAGTACGTCAAACTGTTCGAGGCGGTCGGTGTCGACGTGGCGGTCAACCCCCGCGAGGCCACCGCCGAGGAGATAACCCGTTTCACCCGCGAACACCAGGCCGAGAACGTCGCCATCATCGAGTCCGACCGCGCGGAAGTCCTCGAAATCGAGGTCGACGGCGACAGCGTGCTGGTCGACCGCCCCATCCGTGAGTCGGTGGCGGAGCTCCCGGACGGCGTCGTCATCGGGGCGATAACTCGGAACGGCGAGCGGGTCATCCCCCGCGGTGACACCGTCGTCGAGCGCGGGGACCACGTCGTCGTCTTCGTCGACACCGATGTGCTGGAATCAGCCAGCAGCAAGCTGTAA
- a CDS encoding TrkH family potassium uptake protein: MSVRVDWRQAVAFTGTVIKYLAVAMLIPLAVSIVYGDDILTFLASIVITVAVGVALERLDDDPELGPREALLLVALSWGAVAIIGAIPYVIAGYGTESTLRHPINALFESTSGFTTTGATVLGEISLDRHSHAILMWRQLSQWLGGMGIIVLMVAILPEAAVNGAQLIDSEAPGPELQKLTPKIAETARLLWLFYLGFTVLLMALLVALHYAGLAPNMNVYNAIAHGFSTLPTGGFSPQSESIAAFSPAVQWVIIPFILVAGTNFALFFFLLRDEYAAVLEDREFQVYLGANAGLALILWGLLFTGSAPPLDIGGATQGALENSLRQATFQIASLLNSTGYATSDFAQWGDTAKVVLLLAMFIGGSAGSTGGGIKIVRWLVVFKGIRRQLFTTAHPSAVKPVRLGGTVIDEDVVQAIYGFTMLYILVFGLATVLLALDAGRVGLEITVLEAASASLATIGNIGPGFGFLGPFGSYLDFPSTSKLLMIFLMWFGRLEIIPVFVIFTGAFWNE; the protein is encoded by the coding sequence ATGTCGGTCCGCGTCGACTGGCGACAAGCCGTCGCGTTTACCGGCACAGTCATCAAGTATCTCGCCGTCGCGATGCTGATTCCCCTCGCGGTGAGTATCGTCTACGGCGACGACATCCTCACGTTCCTCGCCTCTATCGTCATCACGGTCGCCGTCGGCGTCGCGCTGGAGCGACTCGACGACGACCCCGAGCTGGGTCCACGAGAGGCCCTGCTGCTGGTCGCGCTCTCGTGGGGCGCCGTCGCCATCATCGGCGCCATCCCGTACGTTATCGCGGGCTACGGCACCGAGTCGACGTTGCGCCACCCCATCAACGCCCTGTTCGAGTCCACCTCCGGTTTTACTACTACAGGGGCAACAGTGCTCGGTGAAATCTCGCTGGACCGCCACTCCCACGCCATCCTCATGTGGCGCCAGCTCAGCCAGTGGCTGGGCGGGATGGGTATCATCGTCCTGATGGTCGCCATCCTCCCCGAAGCGGCGGTCAACGGCGCCCAGCTCATCGATTCGGAGGCCCCCGGCCCGGAGCTACAGAAGCTCACCCCGAAAATCGCCGAGACCGCACGCCTGCTCTGGCTCTTCTATCTCGGCTTTACGGTCCTGCTGATGGCCCTCCTGGTCGCGCTCCACTACGCCGGCCTGGCGCCGAATATGAACGTCTACAACGCCATCGCCCACGGGTTCTCGACGCTCCCGACGGGTGGGTTCTCCCCGCAATCGGAGAGCATCGCGGCGTTCTCACCGGCAGTCCAGTGGGTCATCATCCCCTTCATCCTCGTCGCCGGGACCAACTTCGCGCTGTTTTTCTTCCTGCTGCGTGACGAGTACGCCGCGGTGCTGGAAGACCGCGAGTTCCAGGTCTACCTCGGCGCGAACGCCGGCCTCGCGCTCATCCTCTGGGGACTGCTGTTTACCGGGTCGGCGCCCCCGCTCGACATCGGCGGGGCGACACAGGGTGCCCTCGAGAATTCCCTGCGGCAGGCCACGTTCCAGATTGCCTCGCTGCTGAACTCCACTGGCTACGCGACCAGTGACTTCGCCCAGTGGGGCGACACCGCCAAGGTCGTCCTCTTGCTGGCGATGTTCATCGGCGGCTCCGCCGGTTCGACCGGTGGGGGCATCAAGATAGTCCGCTGGCTCGTCGTTTTCAAGGGCATCCGCCGCCAGCTCTTCACGACCGCGCATCCGAGCGCCGTCAAACCGGTCCGGCTGGGTGGCACCGTCATCGACGAGGACGTCGTCCAGGCTATCTACGGGTTCACGATGCTGTATATCCTCGTGTTCGGCCTCGCGACTGTCCTCCTGGCACTCGACGCCGGGCGCGTCGGGCTCGAAATCACAGTGCTGGAAGCGGCCAGCGCGAGCCTGGCGACTATCGGTAACATCGGTCCCGGTTTCGGCTTTCTGGGCCCCTTCGGGAGCTACCTCGACTTCCCGTCGACCAGCAAGCTCCTGATGATATTCCTGATGTGGTTCGGCCGCCTGGAGATAATCCCCGTCTTCGTCATCTTCACCGGGGCGTTCTGGAACGAATGA
- the phoU gene encoding phosphate signaling complex protein PhoU gives MPRDTFEARLDALRTDVCAMGRDVTERLDRAVTAYEQRDPEAGRAVADADGEINERYLDLEAECIDLLALHQPVASDLRLVVASFKILTDLERVGDLAANLGGYVDAMAGDTVPSVPITDIGEMTLAQLRDAIAAYETGDAQRCRDVAAADTDLDERCGAATNDLVRSLVNHTPDDDVAPTLADTRRYLLTVRDLERAGDHAVNIAARTLYMVENDAGLIY, from the coding sequence ATGCCGCGTGACACGTTCGAGGCACGCCTCGACGCCCTGCGGACCGACGTCTGTGCGATGGGCCGGGACGTCACCGAACGGCTCGACCGGGCGGTCACCGCGTACGAACAGCGCGACCCCGAAGCGGGGCGGGCCGTCGCCGACGCCGACGGCGAGATAAACGAGCGGTATCTGGACCTCGAAGCGGAGTGTATCGACCTGCTGGCGCTCCACCAGCCCGTGGCGTCGGACCTCCGGCTCGTCGTCGCCTCGTTCAAGATTCTGACCGACCTCGAGCGCGTCGGCGACCTGGCCGCCAACCTCGGCGGCTACGTCGATGCGATGGCCGGCGACACCGTCCCGTCGGTCCCCATCACCGACATCGGCGAGATGACGCTGGCCCAGCTCAGGGACGCTATCGCCGCCTACGAGACCGGCGACGCCCAGCGCTGTCGCGACGTCGCCGCCGCCGACACCGACCTCGACGAGCGCTGTGGCGCCGCCACGAACGACCTCGTGCGCTCGCTGGTCAACCACACCCCGGACGACGACGTGGCCCCGACGCTTGCCGACACCAGACGGTATCTGCTCACCGTCAGGGACCTCGAACGCGCCGGCGACCACGCCGTCAACATCGCCGCCCGCACGCTGTACATGGTCGAAAACGACGCCGGGCTCATCTATTGA